The proteins below are encoded in one region of Metabacillus dongyingensis:
- a CDS encoding FMN-dependent NADH-azoreductase has protein sequence MTTTLFVKANNRQESVSGKLYDAFLESYRASSPNDKVIELDLFKEPLPYLGDVMISGNFKSSQGMELTLEEKSVHDVVAKHLEQFVAADKVVMAFPLWNLTVPAVLHSYLDYMHHPRKTFKYTAEGLVGLLPNKKVALLNARGGIYAEEDSSEMAVSFVKNHLNVFGITDITTVVIEGHNQFPDQREAIIEEGIYKAVQMAKNF, from the coding sequence ATGACAACAACTTTATTTGTAAAAGCGAACAATCGTCAAGAATCTGTTAGTGGGAAATTATATGATGCATTTTTAGAGAGCTACCGAGCCTCATCTCCTAATGATAAGGTGATTGAACTTGATTTATTTAAAGAACCATTACCTTATTTAGGTGATGTAATGATTAGTGGAAATTTCAAATCCTCTCAAGGAATGGAACTTACACTAGAAGAAAAGTCTGTACATGATGTTGTAGCTAAGCACCTTGAACAGTTTGTAGCTGCTGATAAAGTGGTTATGGCCTTTCCACTTTGGAACTTAACCGTTCCTGCCGTGTTGCACTCTTACCTTGATTATATGCATCACCCACGTAAAACATTTAAATATACAGCTGAAGGCCTAGTTGGTCTATTACCCAATAAGAAAGTGGCATTATTAAACGCACGAGGTGGGATATATGCCGAAGAAGATTCCTCTGAAATGGCAGTAAGCTTTGTTAAGAATCATTTGAATGTATTTGGTATAACAGACATTACAACAGTAGTTATTGAGGGACATAATCAATTTCCTGATCAACGTGAAGCTATTATTGAGGAAGGAATATATAAAGCTGTTCAAATGGCCAAGAATTTTTGA
- a CDS encoding MFS transporter, protein MVKEVQQQTGEKLMLILMFTLIISAMSGLMFNIVLPDISKDFNLSISQVSWFSSAYALIYAIGTVTYGKLADSYKLKNLLTFGLILFAIGSLVGLISQTFWLALVGRCLQAMGAAAIPATAMLIPVRYIAPDRRGSALGMAAVGLAIGSALGPVISALIVGVAHWRWLFCIPLLILFTLPFYRKYLKDEKQGVFEKFDWFGGGLLAVAVTLFLLGVTNGTWWFMIGGVLSLVFFIARIRTVADPFVQPKLFENKEYILVLTLAFLINGIGFSLYFLSPLLLSQVQQLTSSWIGFAMVPAAVASAILGRKGGKLADLKGNSHLFFVASVSLLTCFILLSTFTGSSPFFIAMFLIFGNVGQSFMLIAMSNAISRTLPKDQVGVGMGLFSMMNFIAGGMATGVYSWVVDIGSDVLWNPLNINQNGFIYSNIFFVLAALHLAILLFYYFQYGRAKRKSIQLEG, encoded by the coding sequence ATGGTAAAGGAAGTTCAGCAGCAAACTGGTGAGAAATTGATGCTCATTTTAATGTTTACGCTCATCATATCAGCGATGAGTGGATTAATGTTTAACATCGTACTCCCTGATATTAGTAAAGATTTTAATCTTTCTATCTCTCAAGTAAGCTGGTTCTCTTCTGCGTATGCTCTGATTTATGCGATTGGGACAGTGACTTACGGGAAGTTAGCTGATAGCTACAAGCTCAAAAATTTGCTGACGTTCGGATTGATACTTTTTGCTATCGGTTCACTAGTCGGTCTAATTTCCCAAACATTCTGGTTAGCGCTTGTCGGAAGGTGCTTGCAGGCAATGGGGGCCGCTGCTATCCCAGCAACGGCCATGCTTATTCCTGTACGCTACATTGCTCCAGATCGAAGAGGTTCAGCTTTAGGCATGGCGGCAGTAGGTTTAGCAATAGGCAGTGCTCTTGGACCAGTTATTTCTGCATTAATTGTCGGTGTTGCTCATTGGCGTTGGTTATTCTGTATCCCTCTCTTAATTTTATTCACGCTACCTTTTTACCGTAAATATTTGAAAGATGAGAAGCAGGGGGTGTTTGAGAAATTTGACTGGTTTGGAGGAGGTTTGTTAGCTGTAGCAGTAACTTTGTTTCTTCTGGGTGTTACGAATGGAACATGGTGGTTTATGATTGGGGGGGTACTATCTCTGGTGTTCTTCATAGCTCGAATTCGTACAGTTGCCGATCCGTTTGTTCAACCTAAACTCTTTGAAAACAAGGAGTATATACTCGTTTTAACGCTTGCTTTTCTAATAAACGGGATTGGTTTTTCTCTCTATTTTCTAAGTCCTCTGCTTCTATCACAGGTTCAACAGCTAACATCTAGCTGGATTGGTTTTGCAATGGTTCCTGCCGCAGTTGCCTCAGCCATTTTGGGGAGAAAGGGAGGCAAATTAGCTGACTTGAAGGGGAATTCGCATCTATTCTTTGTTGCATCTGTATCATTATTGACCTGTTTTATTTTACTTTCAACCTTTACTGGAAGTTCTCCATTTTTCATTGCCATGTTTCTGATTTTCGGTAATGTCGGGCAATCCTTTATGCTCATCGCTATGTCAAATGCAATCTCAAGAACATTACCAAAGGATCAGGTTGGAGTGGGAATGGGACTCTTTTCAATGATGAATTTTATTGCTGGAGGAATGGCTACAGGGGTTTATAGCTGGGTTGTGGATATTGGTTCTGATGTCCTCTGGAATCCGTTAAATATCAATCAAAACGGTTTTATTTACAGTAATATCTTCTTCGTACTTGCTGCTTTACATTTGGCCATTCTGTTGTTTTACTATTTCCAGTATGGCAGAGCAAAGAGAAAAAGCATTCAGTTGGAAGGGTGA
- a CDS encoding TetR/AcrR family transcriptional regulator, producing MNKSKNPSSNDKLLLAAIDLIAEKGYNGVSTMEIATAAGLSEKTLFRHFGSKQNLLESAFDRFHYIEEMKKLFNEKLMWDLHADLLMISRTYHELMNRNRKMIQISIKEEGNMPGFRERTQKQPQQLMEILTDYFTVMFEKGKLIRTNPEVQALSFMMMNFGAFMNDLESSANFPTVSLEEFIIESVQIFTRALTP from the coding sequence ATGAACAAAAGTAAAAATCCGAGCAGCAATGATAAACTGCTGTTGGCAGCTATCGATCTAATAGCTGAGAAAGGCTACAATGGTGTGTCCACTATGGAAATCGCCACCGCAGCCGGTTTAAGCGAAAAGACGCTGTTTCGCCACTTCGGCAGCAAGCAAAATCTTCTCGAATCTGCTTTTGACCGTTTTCATTATATCGAAGAGATGAAAAAGCTTTTTAACGAGAAGCTTATGTGGGATTTACATGCAGATTTGCTCATGATTAGCAGGACGTACCATGAACTTATGAACCGCAACCGGAAAATGATTCAGATCAGCATCAAGGAAGAAGGCAATATGCCAGGGTTTCGAGAAAGAACACAGAAACAGCCTCAACAATTAATGGAAATCTTAACAGATTATTTCACGGTTATGTTCGAGAAAGGCAAACTGATACGGACGAACCCGGAAGTTCAGGCGTTGTCATTCATGATGATGAATTTTGGTGCATTTATGAACGATCTGGAGTCCAGTGCTAACTTTCCAACCGTATCACTGGAAGAATTTATAATAGAGAGTGTCCAGATATTCACTAGGGCTTTAACCCCCTAG
- a CDS encoding ABC transporter ATP-binding protein, with protein MRFPVKKFLSYYKPYLTVFFSVLACAFIVSAVTLTFPLLVRYITKDVLEGDLSIALSKVYWIGGLMLVLVAVQNIGNYFVDYKGHEIGARMERDLRSELFTHMQKLSFSFYDKEKTGQLMSRITNDLLLLSELYHHGPEDYVKYLVRFIGAFVILFFINAPLTIAVFCFLPFLGVFALYFNKMLNRALRSNKERIGDVNAQVEDSLSGIRTVKSFANEQIEIEKFNRENNRFLHSRKRTYHAEALLYNSFETIIQLITITVIIFGSASIVNNTLDLADLITFLLYISYMIEPIQRLTHMSTQLQEGITGFQRFMEIMNLRPAIENKPNPVTLSEVSGEIEFNQVSFRYEEHLNNVIQNLSLRILPGEYVALVGPSGAGKTTLCSLIPRFYDVTDGGVFLDGVNVRDIDLESLRNNIGIVQQDVYLFAGTVMENIRYGDPAASDNEIIEAAKLANAHDFIMNLPKGYSSEIGQRGVKLSGGQKQRLCIARVFLKNPPILILDEATSALDNESESIIKESLELLAKGRTTIVIAHRLSTIRNAKRIIVITEDGIAEQGNHNSLLACDGSYARLYSKQFELL; from the coding sequence ATGCGTTTTCCAGTAAAAAAATTTTTATCCTATTATAAACCGTATTTAACGGTGTTTTTTTCAGTATTGGCGTGCGCCTTTATCGTATCAGCTGTGACTTTGACGTTTCCTTTACTAGTCAGGTATATCACAAAGGATGTTCTGGAAGGAGATTTGTCCATCGCGCTAAGTAAAGTGTATTGGATTGGCGGGCTGATGCTAGTGTTAGTCGCAGTTCAGAATATCGGGAACTATTTTGTGGACTACAAAGGTCATGAAATAGGTGCGCGTATGGAAAGAGATTTGCGAAGCGAGCTGTTCACGCACATGCAGAAGCTTTCTTTTAGCTTTTACGATAAGGAAAAGACAGGTCAGCTCATGTCGCGAATAACAAACGACCTGCTGCTGCTTTCCGAGCTGTACCATCATGGTCCAGAGGACTACGTCAAATACCTTGTCCGTTTTATTGGGGCGTTTGTTATATTGTTCTTTATAAATGCACCATTAACGATTGCTGTCTTCTGTTTTCTGCCATTCTTAGGTGTCTTTGCCCTATACTTTAATAAAATGCTGAACAGGGCATTACGAAGCAATAAAGAAAGAATTGGGGACGTAAACGCACAGGTAGAGGATAGTTTATCTGGAATTCGCACAGTAAAGTCATTTGCCAATGAGCAAATAGAGATCGAGAAGTTCAACCGGGAAAATAATCGTTTCCTTCATAGCCGGAAAAGAACGTACCATGCTGAAGCACTCTTATACAATAGTTTTGAAACGATTATACAGCTGATTACGATCACAGTGATTATCTTTGGCAGTGCCAGTATTGTCAACAACACATTAGATTTAGCGGATTTGATCACTTTTTTACTGTATATCAGCTATATGATCGAGCCAATTCAGCGATTGACTCATATGAGCACGCAGCTTCAGGAAGGAATCACTGGATTTCAGCGTTTTATGGAAATCATGAATCTGAGGCCGGCAATTGAAAATAAACCGAATCCTGTGACTTTGTCAGAAGTATCTGGTGAAATTGAGTTCAATCAAGTTTCATTCAGGTACGAAGAACATTTGAACAATGTCATACAAAACCTGTCGCTTCGAATCCTTCCTGGAGAGTATGTTGCGCTAGTTGGTCCGTCTGGCGCTGGAAAAACTACCTTATGCTCACTCATCCCCCGCTTTTATGATGTGACAGATGGAGGCGTTTTCCTTGACGGAGTCAATGTCCGCGATATTGATCTGGAATCATTAAGAAATAATATCGGTATTGTACAACAGGATGTTTACCTATTTGCGGGAACAGTAATGGAAAATATCCGATACGGAGATCCGGCAGCCAGTGATAACGAAATTATTGAGGCGGCAAAGCTTGCCAATGCACATGACTTTATCATGAACTTGCCAAAAGGCTACAGTTCAGAAATCGGACAACGAGGAGTCAAACTGTCTGGGGGCCAAAAGCAGCGGCTTTGTATTGCTCGTGTATTTTTAAAGAATCCGCCAATTCTCATTTTGGATGAGGCAACGAGCGCACTAGATAACGAGAGTGAGAGCATCATCAAGGAATCACTGGAATTATTAGCAAAAGGCCGTACAACTATTGTCATTGCCCATCGCCTTTCAACTATCCGTAATGCGAAGCGGATTATTGTCATAACAGAAGACGGTATTGCTGAACAGGGGAATCACAATTCGTTGCTTGCATGTGATGGGTCGTATGCAAGACTTTATTCTAAGCAGTTTGAGTTACTATGA
- a CDS encoding DUF402 domain-containing protein encodes MSKRLVKIIERKIKYDSEIVEHTCMLLKAKNQNAVLFHKILESFSMTANQTKLTIPRGSYTIAYYWSDRPYNLYIWRDHKGDYLGSYFNIVKNTYITDKMVSFEDLIIDIIVLPNGDFFILDENELPEPLDQFEKGFVQQTLTSLTDSLDILLTQLILETENAYKHEDLIPWLNI; translated from the coding sequence ATGTCCAAACGCTTGGTGAAAATAATAGAAAGAAAAATAAAGTACGACTCAGAAATTGTAGAACATACCTGTATGCTTCTAAAAGCAAAAAATCAAAATGCCGTGCTATTCCATAAAATACTTGAATCCTTTTCGATGACAGCAAACCAAACTAAATTAACCATTCCCAGAGGCAGTTATACAATAGCGTATTACTGGAGCGATCGTCCATATAATTTATACATTTGGAGAGATCATAAGGGGGATTACCTGGGTTCCTATTTTAATATTGTAAAAAATACATATATAACTGATAAGATGGTATCCTTTGAGGATCTGATTATTGATATAATTGTTCTTCCTAATGGAGACTTCTTTATATTAGACGAGAATGAGTTACCAGAGCCATTAGATCAATTTGAGAAAGGATTTGTTCAACAGACGCTAACCTCATTAACAGATTCCCTTGATATTCTCCTTACTCAGCTTATTTTAGAAACGGAGAATGCTTATAAACACGAAGACCTTATACCTTGGCTGAACATCTGA
- a CDS encoding DUF3574 domain-containing protein — protein sequence MLEKKKIFIWIIPLILLIGFLGNAVYAAGHQESSNVKHPSALKGQFHLDDVVKIYVPSTYNGDQPIDNTPFVNRSLEKFTKMFGGATAIEGTGSWFSDNDQLIKEKVTIVYSFAEDLDKKKINQVVAYAEYLKEEMKQSSVSLEVNGKMYFIE from the coding sequence ATGTTGGAAAAGAAAAAAATCTTCATTTGGATCATCCCTTTGATTCTGTTAATCGGCTTTTTAGGCAATGCTGTGTACGCTGCAGGGCACCAGGAATCATCTAATGTAAAACACCCTTCTGCATTGAAGGGGCAATTCCATCTCGATGACGTGGTGAAAATCTATGTGCCTTCCACCTATAACGGTGATCAGCCAATTGATAATACTCCATTTGTTAACAGGTCATTAGAGAAATTCACAAAAATGTTTGGAGGAGCAACAGCCATTGAGGGAACTGGATCCTGGTTTTCTGATAATGATCAGCTGATTAAGGAGAAGGTTACGATTGTGTATAGCTTTGCAGAAGATTTGGACAAGAAAAAGATTAATCAAGTAGTCGCATATGCTGAATATTTAAAGGAAGAGATGAAACAATCATCGGTGTCTCTTGAAGTGAATGGAAAGATGTATTTTATTGAATGA
- a CDS encoding DEAD/DEAH box helicase, with amino-acid sequence MNIKLNEKIIKEICGTVSFKKGDSFYRSNNVTFENYCPDGCKATVTGKEDFHVFIEKDESGGLRTKCSCPALASYKMDCQHIAAVLLSIYEHQRHGTIPIGPGGENSDSSTSQALTEELLTLFNDQPKRSAGQQLHFEKRQVLDAEFICKPVNIGKGRYLFGIEVKIGQTNVRNIRGFLEHVKKGLSSLLSNSFIYDPSLHCFQNETDAVIQQLIQVIHDEKAYIDEISEKSGDVWGKHILIIPPSSWDRLFPILEKAALVKVMYDSNNYEGLRLSNEPLPLQFQFDAGEGKGYLLKIRGLNRMVIMNSYRSVLFEGKLKQMKMEDCNRLSDLKQMLDAAAANQIPITQEQIDFFMEKVVPGLKRLGEVQLSEAISKQFVKTPLVTKLYLDRVKNRLLAGLEFHYENIIINPLENKDLHAGSKLIRDVEKEDAILKLMEDSMFAKTDGGYFLQNEELEYEFLYHIVPKLHKLVQIYATTAVRNRLFKGNSRPHVRIKINKERTNWLEYKFEMDNIPEKQIREVLLALEEKRKYFRLQNGSLLSLETREFEEMNRFLRELPGQIEELESGMNVPIVRGIQHLDSINDRSLLKLEESFRQFLENIRNPDSLEFEVPKSLELILRDYQKLGFKWLKTLASYRFGGILADDMGLGKTLQSIAFILSELSVIRKKKLPVLIVSPSSLTYNWLSEISKFAPEVQAIVVDGTKTERFKIQKDVMDMDVVIISYPLLRRDIKWFEKHGFHTVFFDEAQVFKNPMTQTARSVKKIQAAHRFALTGTPVENSLQELWSIFHVVFPELFMGLKEYSNLSRKTIARRIRPFLLRRLKEDVLPELPEKIESMESAELLPDQKKLYAAYLAKLRHDTLKHLDKDTFRKNRIKILAGLTRLRQICCHPALFVDGYKGKSAKFEQLMQIVEESKLEGRRVLIFSQFTKMLELIGRELTIQGHSFFYLDGQTPSEERVEICRRFNAGEHDLFLISLKAGGTGLNLTGADTVILYDIWWNPAVEEQAADRAHRIGQTNRLQVIKLVAKGTIEEKMNELQEKKKHLIEEIIDSEEKGSSSLTEEDIREILMV; translated from the coding sequence TTGAATATAAAATTAAATGAAAAAATTATTAAAGAAATATGCGGTACAGTCTCCTTCAAGAAAGGAGACTCTTTTTATCGAAGTAATAACGTGACATTTGAAAATTATTGTCCTGATGGCTGTAAAGCCACGGTTACAGGCAAGGAAGATTTTCATGTGTTTATTGAAAAGGATGAGAGCGGAGGCTTGCGCACGAAATGCAGCTGCCCTGCGCTAGCTTCCTATAAAATGGATTGCCAGCATATAGCAGCCGTTTTACTATCGATTTACGAACACCAGCGACACGGAACAATTCCCATTGGTCCTGGGGGTGAAAACTCTGATTCTTCAACAAGTCAAGCGCTGACAGAAGAATTGCTGACACTTTTCAATGATCAGCCTAAACGGTCAGCGGGCCAGCAGCTGCACTTTGAAAAAAGACAAGTACTTGATGCAGAGTTTATTTGTAAACCCGTAAACATTGGGAAGGGACGATACTTGTTCGGAATTGAGGTTAAGATTGGCCAGACGAATGTACGAAATATACGAGGTTTTCTTGAGCATGTGAAAAAAGGTCTGTCAAGCTTGCTTTCTAATTCTTTCATTTACGACCCAAGTCTTCATTGCTTTCAAAATGAAACGGATGCAGTGATTCAACAGCTTATACAAGTAATTCATGATGAAAAAGCGTATATTGACGAGATATCCGAGAAATCAGGCGATGTATGGGGTAAACATATACTCATTATTCCTCCATCCTCTTGGGACAGGCTTTTTCCTATACTTGAGAAAGCAGCATTGGTCAAGGTGATGTATGACTCTAATAATTATGAGGGTCTTCGCTTATCAAATGAACCATTGCCTTTACAATTCCAATTTGATGCAGGCGAGGGTAAAGGCTATCTACTTAAAATCAGAGGGCTTAATCGAATGGTGATAATGAATTCATATAGGTCTGTCCTATTTGAAGGAAAACTAAAACAGATGAAAATGGAAGATTGTAATCGTCTTTCAGATCTAAAACAGATGCTGGATGCTGCAGCAGCGAATCAAATTCCGATTACTCAGGAGCAAATCGATTTTTTTATGGAAAAAGTGGTTCCAGGCTTGAAAAGACTGGGGGAAGTCCAGTTATCCGAAGCTATATCCAAACAGTTTGTAAAGACACCGTTAGTGACCAAGCTCTACTTGGATCGCGTGAAAAATCGCTTGCTCGCAGGACTTGAGTTTCATTATGAAAATATAATCATTAATCCATTGGAAAATAAGGATCTCCACGCAGGCTCCAAACTTATTAGGGACGTGGAAAAGGAAGATGCCATCCTGAAGCTGATGGAAGATAGCATGTTTGCAAAGACGGACGGAGGATATTTTTTGCAAAATGAAGAGCTGGAGTATGAATTTTTGTACCATATCGTTCCCAAACTTCATAAGCTTGTACAGATATATGCAACTACCGCAGTGAGAAATCGGCTTTTTAAAGGTAATTCTCGTCCGCACGTTAGGATAAAGATTAATAAAGAACGGACCAATTGGCTGGAATATAAATTTGAAATGGATAACATTCCTGAAAAACAAATACGTGAGGTTCTACTAGCTTTAGAGGAAAAACGGAAGTATTTTCGTTTGCAGAACGGTTCGCTGCTTTCATTGGAGACGAGGGAATTTGAAGAAATGAATCGTTTTCTTCGTGAACTTCCGGGCCAAATTGAAGAACTGGAGAGCGGCATGAATGTACCAATTGTTCGGGGGATTCAGCATCTTGATTCTATTAATGATCGTTCTTTATTAAAGTTAGAGGAATCGTTCCGTCAGTTTTTGGAAAACATCCGCAATCCGGACAGTCTGGAATTCGAGGTGCCAAAGAGTTTAGAACTGATATTGCGAGACTATCAAAAACTTGGTTTTAAATGGTTGAAAACACTTGCCAGCTATAGATTTGGTGGAATTCTTGCAGATGATATGGGATTGGGTAAAACGCTGCAGAGCATTGCGTTTATTCTATCAGAGCTTTCTGTCATCCGTAAAAAAAAGCTCCCGGTCCTGATTGTTTCACCTTCATCATTGACGTATAACTGGCTTAGTGAAATCAGCAAATTTGCACCGGAAGTACAGGCCATTGTCGTTGATGGCACTAAAACCGAAAGATTCAAGATACAGAAGGATGTAATGGATATGGATGTAGTCATTATCTCATATCCATTGTTGCGCAGAGACATAAAGTGGTTTGAAAAACATGGCTTTCATACTGTGTTTTTTGATGAAGCTCAGGTCTTTAAAAATCCTATGACACAAACAGCACGATCTGTGAAGAAGATCCAGGCAGCTCATCGGTTCGCCCTCACAGGTACACCGGTGGAGAATTCACTACAGGAGTTATGGTCCATTTTTCACGTTGTTTTTCCCGAACTATTTATGGGATTAAAGGAATACAGTAACCTATCCAGAAAAACGATAGCCCGAAGAATCAGGCCATTTTTACTTCGAAGACTGAAAGAGGATGTCCTGCCAGAGCTGCCTGAAAAAATTGAGTCAATGGAATCTGCAGAATTGCTTCCTGATCAGAAGAAGCTGTATGCTGCCTATCTGGCCAAGCTGCGACATGATACATTAAAGCATCTTGACAAGGATACATTCCGTAAGAACCGTATCAAAATCCTCGCTGGTTTAACGAGGTTACGTCAGATTTGCTGTCACCCCGCCTTGTTTGTGGATGGATATAAAGGGAAATCTGCGAAATTTGAACAGCTGATGCAGATTGTAGAAGAATCAAAGCTTGAAGGCAGAAGAGTGCTGATTTTCTCCCAGTTTACGAAAATGCTTGAGCTTATAGGCAGAGAATTAACGATTCAGGGGCATTCTTTTTTCTATCTCGATGGACAAACTCCTTCTGAAGAACGAGTGGAAATTTGCCGCCGGTTTAATGCAGGAGAACATGATTTATTTCTCATTTCATTGAAAGCGGGGGGGACAGGCCTCAATCTGACAGGTGCTGATACTGTTATTTTATATGATATCTGGTGGAATCCTGCAGTCGAGGAACAAGCAGCTGACCGAGCCCATCGAATTGGTCAAACAAATCGTCTACAGGTAATCAAGCTTGTTGCCAAAGGCACAATCGAAGAAAAAATGAATGAACTTCAAGAGAAAAAGAAACATCTGATTGAAGAAATCATCGATTCTGAGGAAAAAGGGTCTTCCTCTCTTACTGAAGAGGACATACGGGAGATATTAATGGTTTAG
- a CDS encoding class I SAM-dependent methyltransferase: MKQNKYDDANFFSAYEQMPRSIDGLKAAGEWHVLKALLPELSNKNVLDLGCGFGWHCRYAREQQARSVTGIDISEKMLQKAREKTDDPFISYIKMPIEEIHFSDSQFDVVISSLAFHYIKSFDTICKKVYECLAPGGTFVFSVEHPIFTAREEQDWFIDEQGIRIHWPVDNYQSEGLRETTFLTENVVKYHRTISTYINDLIGAGFSIRVIKEPVPSDEMVKSVPDMKDEIRRPMFLIISAEKEMTSLLK, from the coding sequence ATGAAACAAAATAAGTATGATGATGCAAATTTCTTTTCAGCATATGAACAAATGCCCCGGTCAATAGATGGGCTTAAAGCTGCTGGAGAATGGCATGTATTAAAAGCATTATTACCAGAGTTGTCTAATAAAAATGTTCTTGATCTGGGATGCGGTTTTGGCTGGCATTGCCGATATGCACGTGAGCAGCAGGCAAGGTCAGTTACAGGGATCGATATTTCTGAAAAAATGCTTCAAAAGGCTCGTGAAAAAACAGATGATCCTTTCATTTCATATATCAAAATGCCAATAGAAGAGATTCATTTTTCAGACTCGCAATTCGATGTGGTTATCAGTTCATTAGCCTTTCACTATATTAAGTCATTTGACACAATATGCAAAAAAGTCTATGAGTGTCTAGCACCTGGCGGTACGTTTGTTTTTTCTGTTGAACACCCAATCTTCACTGCTCGAGAAGAACAGGATTGGTTTATAGATGAACAGGGGATCCGTATCCATTGGCCAGTTGACAACTATCAATCAGAAGGATTGCGAGAAACAACATTCTTAACTGAGAACGTTGTAAAATATCATCGTACGATTTCCACATATATTAATGACTTAATTGGCGCTGGTTTTAGTATAAGAGTAATCAAAGAACCTGTTCCTTCAGATGAAATGGTAAAGAGTGTACCTGATATGAAAGATGAAATCCGGAGACCTATGTTTTTAATCATTTCTGCAGAAAAGGAAATGACTTCTTTACTTAAATAA
- a CDS encoding amino acid permease has product MANKELKRGLESRHIQMIALGGTIGVGLFMGSASTIQWTGPSVLLAYAICGIFIFFIMRAMGEMLYLEPSTGSFATFGHKYIHPLAGYMTAWSNWFQWVVVGISEIIAVGAYMKYWFPDLPAWIPGIIAMVILGAANLISVKSFGEFEFWFAMIKIVTIILMIIAGIGLIFFGFGNGGDAIGLSNLWAHGGFFTGGWSGFFFALSLVIAAYQGVELIGITAGEAKNPQKTITNAIQSIIWRILIFYIGAIFVIVTVFPWDQLDTLGSPFVSTFAKIGITAAAGIINFVVITAAMSGCNSGIFSAGRMLYTLGVNGQAPKLFTKISRNGVPLYGTIAVLIGLAIGVVLNYIAPPKIFVYVYSASVLPGMIPWFVILISQIRFRREKGAEMAKHPFKMPFAPVTNYLTIAFLMMVLIGMWFNDETRISLIVGIVFLGIVIISYYALGISKRVPADTQER; this is encoded by the coding sequence ATGGCAAACAAAGAACTGAAGAGAGGCTTGGAATCTCGTCACATTCAGATGATTGCTCTTGGCGGTACTATTGGTGTTGGTTTATTTATGGGGTCAGCTAGCACTATCCAATGGACGGGTCCGTCAGTCCTGCTTGCTTATGCAATCTGCGGAATATTTATATTTTTTATTATGCGTGCAATGGGAGAAATGCTGTATTTAGAGCCAAGTACAGGTTCCTTTGCGACTTTCGGCCATAAGTACATACATCCATTAGCAGGTTATATGACTGCTTGGAGTAACTGGTTCCAGTGGGTTGTCGTAGGAATATCAGAAATTATAGCGGTTGGGGCATACATGAAGTACTGGTTCCCGGATCTGCCTGCTTGGATACCAGGTATCATCGCTATGGTCATTCTTGGTGCAGCCAACTTAATTTCCGTAAAGTCATTCGGTGAATTTGAATTTTGGTTTGCGATGATTAAAATCGTTACAATAATCTTGATGATTATTGCAGGGATTGGTCTTATTTTCTTCGGATTTGGCAACGGAGGAGACGCAATCGGTTTATCTAACCTTTGGGCACATGGCGGTTTCTTTACAGGCGGCTGGTCAGGATTTTTCTTTGCATTATCACTGGTTATTGCAGCTTATCAAGGGGTCGAACTCATCGGGATTACAGCTGGAGAAGCGAAAAATCCGCAAAAAACGATCACAAACGCGATTCAAAGTATTATTTGGCGTATTTTAATCTTCTATATTGGTGCTATTTTTGTTATTGTCACTGTTTTTCCTTGGGATCAGCTTGATACTCTTGGAAGCCCGTTTGTCTCAACTTTTGCGAAAATTGGGATTACAGCAGCAGCTGGTATTATTAACTTTGTTGTAATTACAGCAGCAATGTCTGGCTGTAATAGTGGTATATTCAGTGCCGGGCGCATGCTCTATACATTGGGAGTGAATGGTCAAGCGCCAAAATTATTTACGAAAATCTCACGTAATGGTGTGCCATTATATGGAACGATTGCAGTACTTATCGGTTTAGCCATTGGTGTTGTTTTAAACTATATTGCTCCGCCAAAGATATTTGTGTACGTATACAGTGCAAGTGTGCTGCCGGGTATGATTCCATGGTTTGTCATACTTATTAGTCAAATTCGATTCAGAAGAGAAAAAGGGGCTGAAATGGCCAAACATCCATTTAAAATGCCTTTTGCTCCTGTTACAAACTATTTGACAATTGCCTTCTTGATGATGGTATTAATCGGTATGTGGTTTAATGATGAAACGCGTATATCGCTTATAGTAGGGATTGTTTTCCTTGGCATCGTGATAATTAGTTATTACGCTTTGGGAATAAGCAAGCGTGTCCCAGCAGATACTCAGGAGAGATGA